In Anaerobacillus isosaccharinicus, one genomic interval encodes:
- a CDS encoding TetR/AcrR family transcriptional regulator: MKDKTEQIIQSALQVFIRKGFQATTQEVANEAKVAEVTLFRKFGNKQQLFITVVKSVLEKKFYAHLMEQAKTNDTEEFLRSIIDNRLNVLSRNRNLVRMLIAESLMENLPPEINLPDMIFTSLTHGIEQHAQQNNLVIDSNYWARQLSGIFLSHLILPTDKPYNELSEDEKGSLLNKYVAPFLTLNN, from the coding sequence ATGAAAGACAAAACTGAGCAGATTATTCAATCTGCGTTACAAGTTTTTATACGAAAAGGTTTTCAAGCAACAACACAAGAGGTTGCAAACGAAGCTAAAGTTGCGGAGGTAACACTTTTTCGAAAATTCGGTAACAAACAACAGTTGTTTATTACTGTCGTTAAGTCAGTACTTGAAAAAAAATTTTATGCTCATTTAATGGAACAGGCTAAAACAAACGATACCGAGGAGTTCCTCCGTTCAATTATTGATAACCGTTTAAATGTCCTGTCAAGAAACCGTAATCTTGTAAGAATGCTTATTGCTGAGAGTTTAATGGAGAACCTTCCGCCAGAAATAAATTTACCTGACATGATTTTCACATCACTTACTCATGGTATTGAACAACACGCCCAACAAAATAATCTAGTTATCGACTCAAATTATTGGGCACGGCAGCTGAGTGGTATCTTCTTGAGCCATCTCATACTACCTACCGATAAGCCATATAATGAACTCTCTGAAGACGAGAAAGGTTCATTGTTAAATAAATATGTTGCACCCTTTTTAACATTGAACAATTAA
- a CDS encoding P-II family nitrogen regulator, with protein MTLHKAEKVVIITEKMILKGVCKIIEDCGATGYTIVAAGGKGSRNVRSTSDRALVIDDFANVKIEVIVKHKTMAETIMVQVAAKYFENYSGITYVEDVEILRPKKFN; from the coding sequence ATGACTCTTCATAAGGCAGAAAAAGTGGTGATTATTACAGAGAAAATGATCTTAAAAGGTGTATGTAAGATTATTGAGGATTGCGGCGCGACCGGCTATACTATTGTTGCGGCAGGCGGTAAAGGCAGCCGGAATGTCCGTTCAACCTCAGACCGTGCCTTGGTGATTGATGATTTTGCGAATGTTAAAATTGAAGTCATTGTGAAACACAAAACTATGGCCGAAACCATTATGGTTCAGGTTGCAGCGAAATACTTTGAAAACTATTCAGGCATAACTTATGTCGAGGATGTTGAAATCCTCCGCCCAAAGAAATTTAATTAA
- a CDS encoding SH3 domain-containing protein: MSKKALLNIFLLLLFTISLVGCSKQVTLPAEVSNPEDQKVVMDNENGVEEQDEIKEEEQGEIKEEKAEEISEDTENGTDNKESDKENQENVLYISASKLNVRADSNTKSKVLGSLAKGQEVKVIEEVKTEETIWYKIELENTENNNEGWILSQYTVQDMNDLLTSPTLFDDKDMNDYFTSPTLFDDNTIIAYYGHPNSKIMGIVGRHSKEELISLVQETSEKYDALNGDQGVIPAVYLVYGTVQPEGEISKMNFDLVMSYIEAAYKNGILIYLDHQMGKYYPTNALNEILPFLKYPNVHLALDPEWRTNKPMKEVGHLTGTELNEIQETMRDYIISNGIQGKRQFVFQQFIETMIHDIEAVSSNYDPVLLVHNTSGWGPPEGKVATHTKNAKATNIPYKGFKLWYFYSNKPGVHFDNPLMTPEQVLELNPKPGLIIYQ; the protein is encoded by the coding sequence ATGTCAAAAAAAGCTTTATTAAACATATTTTTACTTCTATTATTTACTATTAGTTTAGTAGGGTGTAGTAAGCAAGTAACGTTACCAGCAGAAGTTAGTAATCCTGAGGATCAGAAAGTGGTAATGGATAATGAAAACGGAGTAGAAGAACAAGACGAAATAAAAGAAGAAGAACAAGGCGAAATAAAAGAAGAAAAGGCAGAAGAAATAAGTGAAGATACAGAAAATGGTACAGATAATAAAGAAAGTGATAAAGAAAATCAAGAAAATGTACTTTATATTAGTGCAAGCAAGTTGAATGTCAGAGCGGACAGTAATACCAAAAGTAAAGTGCTTGGAAGTTTAGCCAAGGGGCAAGAAGTCAAAGTGATTGAAGAAGTAAAAACTGAAGAAACAATCTGGTATAAGATTGAACTTGAAAATACAGAGAACAATAATGAAGGTTGGATTTTATCCCAATATACAGTTCAGGATATGAATGATCTTTTAACATCACCAACCCTTTTTGATGATAAGGATATGAATGATTATTTTACATCACCAACTCTATTTGATGATAATACAATTATCGCCTATTACGGACACCCCAATTCAAAAATAATGGGAATTGTCGGACGTCACTCTAAGGAAGAGCTTATATCTCTGGTGCAAGAGACATCTGAAAAATATGATGCCCTTAACGGTGATCAAGGCGTCATTCCAGCAGTGTACCTTGTTTATGGAACAGTTCAGCCTGAAGGCGAAATTAGTAAAATGAATTTTGACCTTGTGATGTCATACATTGAGGCAGCCTATAAGAATGGTATCTTAATATATCTTGACCATCAAATGGGAAAATATTATCCCACTAATGCACTTAATGAAATCTTGCCCTTTCTAAAATATCCGAATGTCCATCTGGCTCTTGATCCAGAATGGCGTACTAACAAGCCAATGAAAGAGGTAGGGCATTTAACGGGTACTGAACTTAATGAAATTCAAGAAACTATGCGTGACTATATCATCTCCAATGGAATCCAGGGAAAACGACAATTTGTTTTCCAACAGTTTATTGAGACGATGATACATGATATTGAAGCGGTATCCAGTAATTATGACCCAGTGTTGCTGGTACATAACACATCTGGCTGGGGTCCCCCTGAAGGGAAGGTAGCAACCCATACGAAAAATGCAAAGGCAACTAATATACCATACAAAGGCTTTAAATTATGGTATTTCTATTCTAATAAGCCAGGGGTTCACTTTGATAATCCGCTAATGACTCCAGAGCAGGTATTGGAACTCAATCCAAAACCGGGGCTTATTATTTATCAATAA
- a CDS encoding MMPL family transporter: MILLTGVQFIEMKTGNDTLVEPHTTVYLDNEMLGYEFGGESVIILFEAESLESLLSVDTFEVMELITTFSKKQKNIIHSVVSPYTMLEVILKQQRNLAESGLDEVTDGLVNISDQLTSTNQQTSQSLKEMGSRIDKFASQSDAFYQGIPQEQDTLNKLLYEHNGNGELRSGFADMVTDDRYTSMIITFRGGVSDSDKNDFIKGLSKSYNERLYPELDIIISGKPVLDDDIRRSMQESIQQMLALSSVFMVLILLIVFRVSWRLLPLAIIFIALLGTVGVMGWIGIPVTMVSMAVFPILIGLGIDYAIQFQSRYTEEMGKEVKTDG; this comes from the coding sequence GTGATTCTATTAACTGGTGTTCAATTTATTGAGATGAAAACGGGAAACGATACGCTAGTAGAACCTCACACCACAGTTTATCTAGATAATGAAATGCTTGGTTACGAGTTTGGGGGAGAATCTGTAATTATCTTATTTGAAGCTGAATCCTTAGAGTCACTTTTATCAGTAGATACATTTGAAGTAATGGAATTGATAACAACTTTTTCGAAAAAGCAAAAGAACATCATTCATAGTGTTGTCAGTCCTTACACTATGCTTGAGGTAATTCTGAAACAACAGCGGAATCTTGCAGAATCGGGACTTGATGAAGTAACAGATGGGTTGGTAAATATATCAGACCAACTGACGAGTACGAATCAGCAAACATCACAATCTCTTAAAGAAATGGGTAGTCGAATCGACAAATTTGCTAGTCAAAGTGATGCCTTCTATCAAGGAATTCCACAGGAACAAGACACACTCAATAAATTATTATATGAGCATAACGGAAATGGTGAACTTCGTAGTGGTTTTGCAGATATGGTTACCGATGACCGCTATACTTCTATGATAATAACTTTTCGTGGTGGAGTTTCAGACAGTGATAAAAATGACTTTATAAAAGGATTATCGAAATCTTATAATGAGAGACTTTACCCTGAGCTAGATATCATCATTTCTGGAAAACCGGTACTCGACGATGATATCCGTCGATCAATGCAGGAGAGTATTCAACAGATGCTTGCATTATCTTCTGTTTTTATGGTACTTATTCTATTAATTGTTTTTCGTGTTTCCTGGCGCCTACTTCCACTTGCAATAATTTTCATAGCTTTACTTGGTACCGTCGGAGTAATGGGATGGATTGGGATACCAGTAACAATGGTTTCAATGGCAGTATTTCCAATTCTTATTGGCTTAGGTATTGACTATGCAATCCAATTTCAAAGTCGCTATACAGAAGAAATGGGAAAGGAAGTGAAAACGGATGGGTAA
- a CDS encoding efflux RND transporter permease subunit, translated as MGKVTKTRSQARNSLKVTIQKMAPAVLTALVATTLGFIALYTSPVPMIQDFGKMLSLGMIISFIVGIFLLIPLLYIRDGFFRESEVIKDQKSTSISIFDRFLNWWTNKVMLFRWVIVIVAIGLAALGIVLDLEAPAETDVETFMPQESEALADINYVREVLGSTSQVSLIYEGEDILSDSTLTWVQRISEDIAVEFPNEVVTVKSLPELLETIEQEQRPSVNKVDLIEWLPEDQRNRFINTTNTKGVIHISIKKMSTEELESFVEELKAFIEGNRIGSLETRLTGQSILDLEMVTALTTGRYKMTLLGMALVFLGLLAIYRRPEKAIIPLLPVLLIVGWSGLVVYGLGIEYTPLTATLGALIIGIGTEFTILLMERYYEERQAGASNRTAILIANQKIGKAIFASALTTIGGFSALLFSDFAILSDFGMMTLINIGLALISTILVLPALLMIVGPWIYRKKLRQSV; from the coding sequence ATGGGTAAGGTCACTAAAACACGAAGTCAAGCAAGAAATAGTTTGAAAGTCACCATTCAAAAGATGGCTCCAGCAGTACTTACGGCGCTTGTTGCAACAACTTTGGGATTTATCGCTTTATATACTTCACCTGTACCTATGATCCAAGACTTTGGAAAAATGTTATCGTTAGGAATGATCATCAGTTTCATTGTTGGGATATTTCTTTTAATTCCGTTGTTATATATACGAGATGGATTCTTTAGGGAGAGTGAGGTCATAAAAGACCAAAAGTCTACTTCTATATCAATTTTTGATCGTTTCTTAAATTGGTGGACGAATAAAGTCATGCTGTTTAGATGGGTAATTGTTATAGTAGCCATTGGTCTTGCTGCGCTAGGTATAGTTCTTGATTTAGAAGCTCCAGCAGAGACTGATGTTGAGACATTCATGCCTCAAGAATCTGAGGCTCTGGCAGACATCAACTATGTACGGGAAGTACTTGGATCTACAAGCCAAGTGTCTCTTATCTATGAAGGTGAAGACATATTAAGTGATTCCACTCTTACTTGGGTCCAGAGGATTAGTGAAGATATTGCAGTTGAATTCCCAAATGAAGTTGTGACAGTCAAATCACTACCTGAACTTCTGGAAACAATCGAACAAGAACAAAGACCTTCTGTTAATAAAGTTGATTTGATTGAATGGCTACCAGAAGATCAGCGTAATCGCTTTATTAATACAACTAATACAAAAGGTGTAATTCATATTAGCATTAAGAAAATGTCCACAGAAGAACTTGAGTCTTTTGTTGAAGAGCTAAAGGCATTTATTGAAGGTAATCGTATTGGCTCTTTAGAAACAAGATTAACAGGGCAATCAATCCTCGACTTGGAGATGGTAACAGCACTCACTACTGGACGTTACAAAATGACACTACTTGGGATGGCGCTTGTATTTCTTGGACTTCTAGCTATCTATCGCCGCCCTGAAAAAGCAATAATTCCCTTGTTGCCAGTGCTGTTAATTGTTGGCTGGTCAGGACTCGTAGTGTACGGACTAGGTATTGAATATACCCCGCTAACTGCTACGTTAGGTGCTTTAATTATAGGTATTGGTACAGAATTCACCATTTTGCTGATGGAACGTTATTATGAAGAGCGTCAAGCAGGAGCTTCTAACCGAACAGCAATCCTTATAGCTAATCAGAAAATTGGAAAAGCTATATTTGCCTCAGCTCTAACAACCATTGGTGGATTTAGTGCACTTCTATTCTCAGACTTTGCAATTTTAAGTGATTTTGGTATGATGACCTTAATTAACATTGGATTAGCTTTAATTAGTACCATTTTAGTCCTGCCTGCATTGCTAATGATTGTTGGACCATGGATATACAGAAAAAAGCTAAGACAATCAGTATAA